A window of the Tiliqua scincoides isolate rTilSci1 chromosome 5, rTilSci1.hap2, whole genome shotgun sequence genome harbors these coding sequences:
- the XIRP1 gene encoding xin actin-binding repeat-containing protein 1 isoform X1 — MAEAQNGKSPKASPKKADDDLPPPPPPPPSQDSVSAPVLVTGNQDSIPLPLPPPKESFSKFYQQRQVNELKRLYRHMHPELRKNLEEAVTEDLAEMLSGEDPSAQASANLDPVLPGEVQSMRWIFENWTLDSIGEHQATKKLAEEEAIPSGDVKNRSMKFESRPANGQGPSALTGVSEKEQTKGDVHTARWLFETQPLDSLNKMYLDETDLQEAILKEPVQKGDVKGATQLFETCSLDTLGRCSSVEEQSILQLKSEIQELKGDVKKTIKLFQTEPLCAIRDKTGNIHEIKSICREEIQSNAVKTARWLFETQPLDTINKDMSKVQVIRGISLEEVAKGSVSGAKWMFETQPLDAIREIAVEEADFQASPDLIQGADVSKQCLLFETQPLDTLKGEAPNSVPDKEEVVKGDVKSTLWLFETQPMERLKDNFEVGRLKKVELSEEEKGEVKQRKHVFETCPLGSIAKPPPEDFSATQIREVEKGDVKAFKSLFETLPLDSIRQVSTKAAVQVGEEILHGNIKASPFLSETTPLYAIKDHFGNYHRVTSVSREEEVTGGDVKNCKWMFETKPLDQFDDSIQKVDIIKGITKQEVVAGDVKAAKWLFETQPVDVIHNQMNQAEQNTSKKGEVTQGGDVKTCRWLFETHPIDALYEKDEKKQDREEPVPQANVKSCTWMFETQPLDSLKGQEEQYLQVSKTFCQDELQGVDVKTVRHLFETEPLVNNVTSDADLKKIIRCSSHVEIQSGEVSRVKEFFEAKPLDSAGKSSKTMKEIDIPADENIEPGAVHKFTWLFENCPMDTLKSSPEGIQEIPLEKDIQGGDVGGKRFVFETYSLGQIHDQENEMQIKKIQEETMNKANVKSCTMLFETQPLYAIQDKEGGYHEVTSVKKEEIMKGDVKGARWQFETKPLDQIKKEEEVFVIRAVTQEDFKKGDVQAARWRFETEPLDSIAEEKRPVLRTVDDVQRGEVQSNKQRFESEQFGQKKYVRMVSVSDVQQGDVRTSTWLFENQPIDSLKGESESTSSLTTVQREDIQKGDVKRCTWLFETQPMDSLKEPEDLASTAPSEVLPQANVKSTTWLFESTPLDKLSASKHCTEVAVQEKTTRDTLEVLFSQHVIQHDGILIEANDPEHVKMAKYQLGSQGTPEIQKEEMIEGNVQRILLQLLQRTNVEAQGVLVEEEKNGNIKISPVQLLDPSKAEKSEEDLRGDVAKALQGLLSQDGSIKKGLVVQEAETRLARVTIYSLLCCVAQPQECVKGDVKSTIGNLLASSQEQKAAATIRRDDSERGNVQLYTSCIEKGDLDYLKNLQRESEIESLVSCQAKEEPLKTVQEVKGRAQLQEEKVVTTADVVLGVSNGAERLLCDRREGALEREAVHANDLCAPAHCLVQFPPPVLANENVVSGNVNLTVQSAQRSVQNGSSRAVRAEQILGGREEGTACTKVTALKDEMDGAIHSSPVRGITQTAAQPHVQVLGSDLQAAMQDLRLATAEAQSLQHQVQNKLQRTSEEIHLSTKQPQTATIQSTTHKESCVATKQQQQQASSVAIITVQETSKSGGSLSQKSMASHTKVSASEEGQRGALPLAACQDCPVGPSADVRIKDGLYTATPVKSYVNPFIESDYQEHSVPEEREQDAIIRGDVKTAIQALQSAATEQRLVEKEDVVRGNLKATLKSLEKSNVNVSKGDFKAAMIYRNAGQSNASCKKKNEAQSVCNQEAVAASSSQAINDFPPPPPASVMRTEYRSPPTKLGDVDAVRCPPPTQPHVPKTDPPAPVKLSDQRTLKKPQLPPKPEVIAPPRKKPAPPPKPEFLLQEALSYPAGGSKGPSGKAVPPPVSSKPPGVSEQSKPTTSPVNQSTPSGGVEVWEQLTHGQAAPGHPASPSRAPTTEECMSSGGKAMKDIVKTPLQVAEEKYKAKKEGQSKLEVADHRTESKEIKNGLVGCKEEICHPKEEIQGFLESCQQENGCALPVRQNSPLPLGYQTDVNNLEGQRKPYLSAKCHANILRKGTVTTHASSSKTGSIGTPGISYSKDHQQIDLRTEQEISEAAISAASSLQSQQFFKGHPFVNSKGLGDPERKAGKQVEEEKPEVVMRERFCRESEDERRKRLSVHKEEIMKGNVKEAMEIFENFRKQEELQEILTRVKEFEEETSKVDVKALTSLFEHVPEWVVRHKTSQMKQPKIEKAEQMKEVKEDADSISSVELAFEDLERASTEIIHLKEQTLSRLLDIEEAIRKALYSISNLKSESDIAGLSGLIKESLENPESAVACNSTPKIKPDSSTAKQEKGIQKSSWGDEKVAEIPKAELEVPCIIQPRASSPSYISIQSAARKSAESPKMVHSPLSNYTDLAVEREMFTQDIFSSLPRKSVRSDGYDFCEGEQDHIQMKKGASLIKQQLCSPEQLQHQVSSNMDKEQDAPQSLIRESVSASKAPLSALSPSNPRRQKSILELQTSHDGSKLYGATRTVTEQYEEVDEFGNKIITSSTTVTKQSETQTSTTCEMGSCPTRYEVTASPILRRYLNSPAEHFHSNGGLQESGVVFVTFGNSKPAKNQ, encoded by the coding sequence ATGGCAGAGGCTCAGAATGGAAAGTCACCAAAAGCCAGCCCCAAGAAGGCAGACGATGACTTGCCtccacctcctccacctcctccttcccaggATTCTGTCTCAGCCCCAGTTTTGGTGACTGGGAATCAGGATTCCATCCCACTGCCTCTACCTCCACCAAAGGAATCCTTCTCCAAGTTCTACCAGCAGCGTCAAGTGAACGAGCTGAAACGGCTTTATCGCCACATGCACCCTGAGCTGCGGAAAAATTTGGAAGAGGCTGTGACGGAGGATCTGGCGGAGATGCTGAGCGGCGAGGACCCCAGTGCCCAGGCCTCAGCAAACCTGGATCCGGTGCTTCCAGGGGAGGTCCAGTCCATGCGCTGGATCTTCGAAAACTGGACACTGGACTCCATTGGAGAACACCAAGCCACCAAGAAGCTTGCTGAGGAGGAAGCCATCCCAAGTGGAGATGTGAAGAATAGATCCATGAAGTTTGAAAGCCGGCCAGCTAATGGCCAGGGGCCGTCCGCTTTAACCGGGGTATCAGAGAAAGAACAAACCAAAGGGGATGTGCACACAGCCCGGTGGTTATTTGAGACCCAGCCACTAGACTCTTTGAACAAAATGTACTTGGATGAGACGGATTTGCAAGAGGCTATACTCAAAGAGCCTGTGCAGAAAGGGGATGTGAAAGGGGCCACCCAGCTGTTCGAAACTTGCTCCTTGGATACTTTGGGTCGGTGCAGCTCAGTAGAGGAGCAGAGTATCCTCCAATTGAAGTCAGAAATTCAAGAGCTAAAAGGCGACGTCAAGAAGACGATCAAACTGTTCCAAACCGAGCCCCTCTGTGCAATCAGAGACAAGACAGGAAACATCCACGAGATCAAATCCATCTGCAGGGAAGAAATACAGAGCAACGCCGTGAAGACGGCTCGGTGGCTCTTTGAGACCCAGCCCCTGGACACCATCAACAAGGACATGTCCAAAGTGCAAGTCATCAGAGGCATTTCGCTGGAGGAGGTGGCCAAGGGGAGTGTCAGCGGAGCAAAGTGGATGTTTGAAACCCAGCCCCTGGATGCCATCCGAGAAATTGCCGTGGAAGAAGCCGATTTCCAGGCTTCTCCAGATCTTATCCAGGGTGCTGATGTCAGTAAGCAATGCCTGCTTTTTGAGACGCAGCCTCTTGACACGCTGAAAGGAGAAGCCCCCAACAGCGTCCCAGACAAAGAGGAAGTCGTCAAGGGAGATGTCAAATCCACCCTCTGGTTGTTTGAAACACAACCAATGGAAAGGCTGAAGGATAATTTTGAAGTGGGGCGTCTAAAGAAAGTGGAGCTTTCAGAAGAGGAAAAAGGGGAGGTGAAGCAAAGGAAGCACGTCTTTGAGACTTGTCCTCTGGGAAGCATTGCCAAACCACCCCCTGAGGACTTCTCAGCCACCCAGATACGAGAGGTGGAGAAAGGCGACGTCAAAGCCTTCAAAAGCCTCTTTGAGACCCTCCCGCTCGATAGCATCAGGCAAGTGAGCACTAAAGCAGCTGTTCAGGTAGGAGAGGAAATCCTACATGGGAACATCAAAGCCAGCCCATTCCTCTCCGAGACAACACCTTTGTATGCCATCAAGGACCACTTTGGCAATTACCACAGGGTCACTTCAGTGAGCAGAGAAGAGGAAGTGACTGGCGGAGATGTTAAGAACTGCAAGTGGATGTTTGAAACTAAGCCTTTGGATCAGTTTGATGATAGTATCCAAAAAGTGGACATAATCAAGGGGATCACTAAGCAGGAGGTGGTGGCCGGGGACGTTAAAGCAGCCAAGTGGCTCTTTGAAACACAACCTGTTGATGTCATCCATAATCAAATGAACCAAGCAGAACAGAATACCTCCAAGAAAGGAGAGGTGACTCAAGGAGGCGATGTCAAGACTTGCAGGTGGTTGTTTGAGACACATCCAATTGATGCCTTGTATGAGAAAGATGAGAAGAAGCAGGACCGAGAAGAACCTGTGCCACAAGCCAATGTTAAATCATGCACATGGATGTTTGAAACACAGCCCCTGGACTCCCTGAAAGGTCAGGAAGAGCAATATTTGCAGGTCAGCAAAACCTTCTGCCAGGACGAATTACAAGGAGTAGATGTGAAAACCGTCAGACACCTGTTTGAGACAGAACCCCTAGTCAATAATGTTACCAGTGATGCTGATTTAAAGAAAATAATCAGGTGTTCCAGCCATGTAGAGATACAATCTGGGGAAGTATCAAGGGTGAAAGAATTTTTTGAAGCCAAGCCCTTAGATTCAGCTGGGAAATCAAGCAAGACCATGAAGGAAATTGATATCCCAGCAGATGAGAACATTGAACCAGGGGCTGTACACAAGTTTACCTGGCTCTTTGAGAATTGCCCCATGGATACCTTAAAAAGCAGCCCAGAGGGCATTCAAGAAATACCCCTGGAGAAGGACATTCAGGGTGGAGATGTTGGAGGCAAAAGGTTTGTTTTTGAAACCTACTCCCTAGGTCAGATCCATGACCAAGAGAATGAGATGCAAATCAAGAAGATTCAGGAAGAAACCATGAACAAAGCCAATGTCAAGTCCTGCACAATGCTTTTTGAGACCCAGCCTCTGTATGCCATCCAGGACAAAGAGGGAGGATACCACGAGGTCACATCTGTGAAGAAAGAAGAAATCATGAAAGGGGATGTGAAAGGGGCCCGGTGGCAGTTTGAGACAAAACCCTTGGATCAGatcaagaaagaggaagaggtaTTTGTAATCAGGGCTGTCACCCAAGAAGATTTTAAGAAGGGTGATGTCCAAGCAGCCAGGTGGAGGTTTGAAACAGAGCCTCTTGACTCCATTGCTGAAGAAAAGAGGCCTGTCTTGAGGACTGTTGATGATGTACAGAGGGGAGAAGTCCAGTCTAACAAGCAACGCTTTGAGTCAGAGCAATTTGGCCAAAAGAAGTATGTGCGGATGGTCAGCGTCAGTGATGTCCAGCAAGGGGACGTGAGGACATCCACCTGGCTTTTTGAGAACCAGCCCATTGACTCACTGAAAGGAGAGTCTGAGAGCACCTCCAGCCTAACCACCGTACAGAGAGAGGACATCCAAAAAGGAGACGTGAAACGCTGCACCTGGCTGTTTGAGACTCAGCCCATGGACAGCCTCAAAGAGCCAGAGGATCTTGCCAGCACCGCGCCCTCAGAGGTGCTACCTCAGGCTAATGTCAAGAGCACCACATGGTTGTTTGAGAGCACCCCACTGGATAAACTCAGCGCTTCTAAACACTGCACAGAGGTTGCAGTACAAGAGAAAACCACACGAGACACATTGGAAGTTCTTTTCTCCCAACACGTGATCCAACACGATGGCATCCTGATTGAAGCTAATGACCCTGAACATGTCAAAATGGCCAAATACCAACTTGGCAGTCAAGGAACCCCAGAAATCCAAAAGGAAGAGATGATTGAGGGCAATGTGCAAAGGATCTTGCTGCAGCTCCTTCAGAGAACCAATGTGGAGGCCCAGGGAGTGttggtggaggaagagaagaacgGGAATATCAAGATcagcccagtgcagttgctggacCCCAGCAAAGCTGAGAAAAGTGAAGAGGATTTGAGGGGTGATGTGGCAAAAGCTCTCCAAGGCCTTCTTAGTCAGGACGGTTCAATCAAGAAAGGGTTAGTTGTGCAGGAGGCGGAGACCAGATTGGCAAGAGTGACCATCTATTCTCTTCTTTGTTGTGTTGCTCAACCACAAGAATGTGTCAAGGGTGATGTCAAGTCAACAATTGGAAACCTGCTGGCTTCTTCTCAAGAGCAAAAGGCCGCAGCAACCATCAGACGAGACGACAGCGAGAGAGGCAACGTCCAATTGTACACTAGCTGCATCGAGAAGGGTGACCTCGACTACCTAAAGAACCTCCAACGGGAATCCGAGATCGAATCTCTCGTCTCTTGCCAAGCGAAAGAGGAGCCACTGAAAACTGTACAAGAGGTCAAGGGACGTGCCCAGCTGCAGGAGGAAAAAGTTGTGACAACAGCAGATGTGGTATTAGGGGTTAGCAATGGGGCTGAGCGACTGTTGTGTGACCGCAGAGAAGGTGCATTAGAAAGGGAGGCAGTGCATGCAAATGACCTGTGTGCTCCTGCGCACTGTCTTGTGCAGTTCCCGCCCCCAGTACTGGCAAATGAAAATGTTGTTTCTGGAAATGTTAATTTGACTGTCCAGTCTGCGCAAAGGTCTGTGCAGAATGGAAGCAGTAGGGCAGTGAGAGCAGAACAGATCCTGGGAGGTAGAGAGGAGGGAACGGCCTGCACCAAAGTGACAGCTCTGAAGGATGAGATGGATGGGGCCATCCACAGTTCCCCAGTCAGGGGAATCACCCAGACCGCAGCCCAACCCCACGTGCAGGTTCTCGGGAGTGATCTCCAAGCAGCAATGCAAGATCTGAGGTTAGCCACAGCAGAGGCCCAAAGCCTCCAGCACCAAGTCCAAAACAAGCTGCAAAGGACTTCGGAAGAAATTCACCTCAGTACCAAGCAGCCCCAGACAGCAACCATTCAGTCAACGACCCACAAGGAGAGCTGTGTGGccaccaagcagcagcagcagcaagccagcAGTGTTGCCATCATTACAGTGCAAGAGACCTCCAAGTCTGGCGGAAGCCTGTCTCAGAAGAGCATGGCGTCACATACAAAGGTCAGTGCTTCTGAGGAAGGCCAGAGAGGGGCGCTGCCACTTGCAGCCTGCCAGGATTGCCCAGTTGGGCCTAGTGCAGACGTTAGAATTAAGGACGGCCTTTACACTGCCACGCCAGTGAAATCCTATGTAAACCCATTTATTGAGTCTGATTACCAAGAGCACTCCGTTCCAGAAGAACGAGAGCAAGACGCTATAATCAGAGGGGACGTAAAGACAGCTATccaagccctgcagagtgctgccACAGAACAGAGGCTGGTAGAAAAAGAGGACGTTGTCCGTGGCAACTTAAAGGCCACGCTCAAGTCCCTGGAAAAATCTAACGTTAATGTCTCCAAGGGAGATTTTAAAGCAGCCATGATATACAGAAATGCAGGGCAGTCCAATGCCAgttgtaaaaagaaaaatgaggcTCAGTCTGTTTGTAACCAGGAAGCTGTAGCGGCTTCAAGCTCACAAGCCATTAAtgactttcctccccctcctccagcttCAGTGATGAGAACCGAATACCGCTCACCCCCAACCAAACTGGGAGATGTTGACGCTGTCAGGTGCCCCCCTCCCACGCAACCGCATGTTCCTAAGACTGATCCTCCTGCCCCTGTCAAACTAAGCGATCAGAGGACTTTAAAGAAGCCACAACTTCCCCCCAAACCAGAAGTTATTGCCCCACCAAGGAAGAaacctgccccccctccaaaaccagagTTCCTTTTACAGGAAGCACTTTCTTATCCTGCTGGCGGCAGCAAAGGACCGTCAGGAAAGGCAGTCCCTCCGCCTGTCTCTTCCAAACCTCCAGGCGTAAGTGAGCAGAGCAAACCAACGACATCACCTGTAAACCAATCAACGCCATCTGGTGGGGTTGAAGTATGGGAGCAACTCACACATGGACAAGCTGCACCGGGCCACCCTGCATCTCCGTCACGTGCGCCAACTACTGAGGAATGTATGAGTTCTGGGGGAAAGGCAATGAAAGATATTGTCAAGACTCCTCTGCAAGTAGCTGAAGAAAAATATAAGGCaaagaaggaggggcagagcaAGCTGGAAGTGGCTGACCATAGGACTGAATCAAAGGAAATTAAAAATGGATTGGTCGGCTGCAAGGAAGAGATCTGTCACCCAAAGGAAGAAATTCAAGGATTTCTGGAGTCATGCCAACAAGAAAATGGATGTGCACTGCCTGTGAGACAAAACTCTCCCTTGCCCCTTGGGTACCAAACAGATGTCAATAACCTGGAAGGTCAGAGGAAGCCATATCTTTCTGCAAAGTGTCATGCCAATATTCTGAGGAAAGGAACTGTCACGACACACGCTTCTTCATCAAAGACAGGAAGCATAGGCACACCTGGAATCTCTTATTCAAAGGATCACCAGCAAATTGATCTAAGAACAGAACAAGAGAtttcagaagcagccatttctgcagCTTCTTCTCTCCAGTCGCAACAGTTCTTTAAGGGGCATCCGTTTGTAAACAGCAAGGGTTTAGGAGACCCCGAAAGGAAGGCTGGAAAACAAGTAGAGGAGGAAAAGCCAGAAGTGGTCATGCGGGAAAGATTTTGCAGAGAATCTGAGGATGAGCGTCGCAAAAGGCTATCTGTCCACAAGGAGGAGATCATGAAAGGCAACGTCAAAGAGGCCATGGAGATATTTGAGAACTTCCGAAAGCAAGAGGAGCTTCAGGAAATTCTGACCCGAGTGAAGGAGTTTGAAGAGGAGACTTCAAAAGTAGATGTGAAGGCCCTGACAAGCTTGTTTGAGCATGTCCCCGAGTGGGTGGTGCGTCACAAGACCAGCCAAATGAAGCAGCCCAAGATTGAGAAGGCCGAGCAGATGAAGGAAGTGAAGGAAGATGCCGACAGCATTTCCTCTGTGGAACTGGCTTTTGAGGACCTGGAAAGAGCAAGCACTGAGATCATTCACTTGAAAGAGCAAACACTGAGCAGGTTGCTGGACATTGAAGAGGCCATCAGGAAAGCTCTGTATTCCATCTCTAACCTAAAATCTGAATCGGACATAGCTGGGCTCTCAGGACTTATCAAGGAGTCTCTTGAGAATCCTGAGAGTGCTGTAGCTTGCAACAGCACCCCCAAGATCAAACCTGACTCCAGCACAGCAAAACAAGAGAAAGGGATCCAGAAGTCATCCTGGGGTGATGAAAAGGTGGCAGAGATACCCAAGGCAGAGCTAGAAGTTCCTTGCATCATTCAGCCTCGTGCAAGTTCTCCTTCTTACATCTCCATTCAGTCTGCTGCACGAAAGTCTGCAGAATCACCCAAAATGGTGCACTCCCCCTTATCAAATTACACTGACCTGGCCGTGGAAAGAGAAATGTTCACTCAGGACATTTTTAGTTCATTGCCAAGGAAATCAGTGAGGTCCGATGGCTATGACTTCTGTGAAGGTGAGCAAGATCACATCCAGATGAAAAAAGGAGCAAGTCTGATTAAACAACAGCTCTGCAGCCCTGAACAACTCCAACACCAGGTTAGCAGCAATATGGACAAGGAACAGGATGCACCCCAAAGCTTGATCCGAGAAAGCGTATCTGCTTCCAAAGCTCCCCTGAGTGCTTTAAGCCCATCAAATCCAAGAAGGCAGAAAAGCATCCTAGAACTTcagacaagccatgatggatccAAGCTCTACGGGGCTACCAGAACTGTGACGGAGCAGTATGAGGAAGTGGATGAGTTTGGAAACAAAATTATCACTTCATCCACGACTGTCACCAAACAGTCAGAGACTCAGACCTCCACTACTTGTGAGATGGGTTCCTGCCCTACCAGGTACGAGGTGACTGCCTCGCCAATCCTTCGCAGGTACCTAAACAGCCCAGCCGAACACTTCCACTCCAACGGTGGCCTCCAGGAATCTGGAGTGGTCTTTGTCACTTTTGGCAACTCCAAGCCGGCAAAAAACCAGTAG